ACCCCATGACCCAACCCATGAGTCATGCCAACAATAACCTTTTGTCCATTCCTTGTAGTATGATAACCGTTTTTCTCCAAAACTTCACAACAAACATCGTAAACTTGAGTTCCAACCGCTCCCGCATGAACTGCATCCAAAGAAGCATTCTTCGCCTCTAAAACTGCCTCAAACATCTTTTTAACTTCAGTTGAAGCTTTTCCTTTCACTACGGTTCGTGTCATGTCGGTCCAGTAACGCTTCTGAATGCTACGGGGAAAAATGTCCAAAATTATCGGCTGATCTGCTTTGAGTTTGTCGTCTGCTTCACCTGAATAATGGGGGTCAGCCCCTTTTGGACCGCATGCTATTATGATGTCTTCTTCGGGCAAACAACCGTTTTCTAAAAGTTTGTGACCAAAAAACGCTTTCATCTTACCTACAGTTAACGGTTCATCATCATGCAACAATGTTTTGTTGGCACCAATCTCGGAGTTGGCAATCAAATCTATTGCTTCAGAAGTAACCTTCTCATTAATCTGTTGCATCTTTTTGATCGCCTCGACTTCATGGGGGTCTTTGGTTTCCCGGGCTTTCTCAACAACCCCAAGCATCGGAGAAACTGTTAATCCTTCTTTTCTTAGAAAATCAGCAACCAATAACGGAAAATTTGAAGGCACACAAATCTTGGAACCTACGCCTAACTCTTTTTTTGCAACTGTTGCAATGAACTTAACCCCACCCAATTGTGGGTTTTTTGCTGATTTCATAACTTGTTGATAATTGTAATCAAAGTATGACTTCACATTTTTGACGGTTGACTGTTTTTGAGCCCGTGAATATTCCATTTGACTAACTGCTATGGTTGGTTCTTGATCGATTTTTTTCAAATAAATAAAAGCATCCGGAGCAAAAAACTGGGTAAGGTAGTACATATTGGCGTCTTTGGAGCTGTCTGAATACAAAAACAAGGAATCTAAATTGTTTTGTGCTAAAATGTTGTCGAGTTCTATCTTCACGGTGAGGTCTTCCTTACAGAAGTTGTGTGTGATGGTGAGTAAATCTTTTTTCCACAAAACTGTGTGGTGGGCCCGGCCGGATTTGAACCAGCGACCACCAGGTTATGAGCCTGGCGCTCTAACCGAACTGAGCTACGGGCCCTCCGATTTTTTTATTCATTACTCGATTGTCAAGTTAAGATTTAAGGATTTTCTGCATTCAGTCGCGATACTAAACAAACTTGATGTCATTTATTCTCTTTGGTTAGAAAAAGGGAAGGGCTTTTATTTGGCGTAAATCTCCTGTAGGGTAGGCGTTAGTGATGGATTACAAAGAATTACTTGAACGTGCTCAATCGCAGCTTCCAGCAGATGTTAGTGAACACAAACGGTTTGAAGTTCCACAGCCACGAAGCTTCATCAATGGTATGCGAACAATTCTAGCTAATTTCAAAGAAATCTGTGACGCCCTTAACCGTGACCCTCGTCATGTGCTCAAGTTCTTTTCCAAAGAAATGGCCACTGCTGCAACCATGCAACGAAACCGAGCAATCTTTCAAGGAAAATTCTATCCAGATACTTTTGAGCGCCTCACTCAAAGATACATTAAAGAGTTTGTAGTCTGCCCTGTATGCACCCGCCCAGACACAAAAATCGTCAAGGACAAGCGGTTCCTGTTTTTGGTCTGTGAAGCGTGCGGAGCCAGATCTTCAATATCAACCTTGTAGGGTTCTTTACCTTGGAAGTTTATGCGAAGTTAAGCAAATGTGGGGAGCATGTGCTTCTTGCAGCCTGTGATGAGGAACTGTTAGGTCAGGTTCTAAAACAAGGAAAAATTGTTTTTAAAATCAAAGAAGAATTCTACAAAGGACCAAAAATCCCTCTTGATGATGCTGTCAGTTTGATGGAAGAATCAACTGTAGTGAACCTAGTTGGTCCAAACATCGTAAAAAAAGCCATAGACAAAGGCCTAGTTCACCCCGAAGCAGTTCTAGACATCTGCGGAGTACCCCACGCACAAATCGTTAAAGTCTAGTTATCATGCCGTTGCAGTCTTTTTGTGGTTTAATTTTGCAGAGAAACCTAATTAGGGGCTTTTTTGTCACTGCTGTATAGGAAGGTCTGTTTTGAGTTTTAGAGACAAAGTGGATGAGAAGCTCAACCGTAAGCAACGAGCCTATGAAATTGGTTCTTTGATGAAAAATAAGCGGAGCGAAGATTACCAAGTTATCGAAGAAGTTTTTGACAAATCTACGGTAATGACGATTTATGATTTTATGAACAAAGGAATAATTGACGAAATTCATGGAGTAGTTAATGCTGGAAAAGAAGCTCGAATCTACTTGGGAAAAGACCTTCAAGGAAACGATTTAGCTGTCAAAATTTATCTTACTAGTTCGGCAGAGTTCAAAAAAGGCATGCTTCCTTATATTGAGGGGGATCAAAGATTTGCTCATGTTCGCAGGGACACGCGTTCGTTGATTTATACTTGGGCACAAAAAGAATACAAGAACCTGCAACGTGCCCACGAAGCAAAAGTTAATGTTCCCGTTCCGATTGCGGTGCAAAAGAATGTTTTGATAATGTCCTTTATCGGCAAAAACGGTGAACGTGCGCCCCTGTTAAAAGAAAGTGAACTAGACGACCCCCAAAAAATTTTCAAACTTTTGTTGACTTATATGAAGCGTCTTTACACTAAAGCTGGTTTAGTGCATGCAGACCTAAGTGAATACAACATCATGATGTGGAAAAGAAAACCCGTGATTTTTGATGTTGCCCAATCAGTGTTGACCCGTCATCCCATGGCGGACAAGTTTTTGCGGCGGGATCTGCAAAACATTCATAGATACTTTAAAAGGTTAGATTCAAGCGTGCAATCATTGGAAGAAATGTATGAGAGGGTTACAGGTGGAAGGAAGTACTAGTTACGTAAAAATTCCAGGGAATCGGATTGGTGCCCTTGTTGGTCCAGATGGCAGAGTGAAAAATGTTATTGAACGAAAACTTAAAGTAAACCTGGATGTGGACAGTGACAATGGAACAGTTCAGATTACTCTTCCGACTACAGTAGAAGACCCAACAGTTCTGTTTCGTGCTAAGGAAGTTGTTACAGCCATCGGACGAGGTTTTGCTCCTGAGCATGCTTTTCGTTTGCTTGATGATGAAGAAATCATGTTTGAAGTTATTGACCTACGAGACATTGTGGGGCGATCTCCGTCGGATTTGAAACGGCTAAAAGGCAGAATAATTGGAAAAGAAGGTAAAACCCGCAAAATAATTGAAGAATTAACTGAAGCAAACATTACAATTTATGGTCACACTGTTGGCATTATTGGATATCCTGACCAGTTATCGATTGCGCGGGAGGCAGTGAAAATGTTAATTGGTGGAAGTCTTCATGGAAGCGTGTATCGTTT
The sequence above is drawn from the Candidatus Bathyarchaeum sp. genome and encodes:
- a CDS encoding Xaa-Pro peptidase family protein, yielding MKIELDNILAQNNLDSLFLYSDSSKDANMYYLTQFFAPDAFIYLKKIDQEPTIAVSQMEYSRAQKQSTVKNVKSYFDYNYQQVMKSAKNPQLGGVKFIATVAKKELGVGSKICVPSNFPLLVADFLRKEGLTVSPMLGVVEKARETKDPHEVEAIKKMQQINEKVTSEAIDLIANSEIGANKTLLHDDEPLTVGKMKAFFGHKLLENGCLPEEDIIIACGPKGADPHYSGEADDKLKADQPIILDIFPRSIQKRYWTDMTRTVVKGKASTEVKKMFEAVLEAKNASLDAVHAGAVGTQVYDVCCEVLEKNGYHTTRNGQKVIVGMTHGLGHGVGLQIHESPRINEFSDSPLKEHIVVTIEPGVYNPKVGGLRLEDIIEVTKSGYNNLTHMKTQLEI
- a CDS encoding translation initiation factor IF-2 subunit beta, translated to MDYKELLERAQSQLPADVSEHKRFEVPQPRSFINGMRTILANFKEICDALNRDPRHVLKFFSKEMATAATMQRNRAIFQGKFYPDTFERLTQRYIKEFVVCPVCTRPDTKIVKDKRFLFLVCEACGARSSISTL
- a CDS encoding DUF424 family protein, with amino-acid sequence MEVYAKLSKCGEHVLLAACDEELLGQVLKQGKIVFKIKEEFYKGPKIPLDDAVSLMEESTVVNLVGPNIVKKAIDKGLVHPEAVLDICGVPHAQIVKV
- a CDS encoding serine protein kinase RIO is translated as MSFRDKVDEKLNRKQRAYEIGSLMKNKRSEDYQVIEEVFDKSTVMTIYDFMNKGIIDEIHGVVNAGKEARIYLGKDLQGNDLAVKIYLTSSAEFKKGMLPYIEGDQRFAHVRRDTRSLIYTWAQKEYKNLQRAHEAKVNVPVPIAVQKNVLIMSFIGKNGERAPLLKESELDDPQKIFKLLLTYMKRLYTKAGLVHADLSEYNIMMWKRKPVIFDVAQSVLTRHPMADKFLRRDLQNIHRYFKRLDSSVQSLEEMYERVTGGRKY
- a CDS encoding KH domain-containing protein, with protein sequence MEGSTSYVKIPGNRIGALVGPDGRVKNVIERKLKVNLDVDSDNGTVQITLPTTVEDPTVLFRAKEVVTAIGRGFAPEHAFRLLDDEEIMFEVIDLRDIVGRSPSDLKRLKGRIIGKEGKTRKIIEELTEANITIYGHTVGIIGYPDQLSIAREAVKMLIGGSLHGSVYRFLHKKRSELKKQRLQLWEPTYKE